The Paraburkholderia dioscoreae DNA window CAAGTCAGAACTGATGCAGCATGCCGACATAAGCGCCGGTCTGCGATTCGCCGACGAGCGGACTCGTGTTGCCGGCCGCATCGCGCGGCGATGCTTCGAGCGAGAAGTTCGAGTTGCTGCCGTTGTGCACATAGCCCACCGTGCCGTACAGGAAAGTGCGCTTCGACAGGTTGTAGGTGGTGCCGAGCACGTACATCATCGCGTGGCCGGACGGGTCGTGCGCGGCATCGCCCGAGCCGTCCCCTACCTTCACGTAGTAGCCGCCCGCCGTCACGGCCCAACTCGGCAGGAAGCTGTAGGTAGCGCCGAGCCAGTAGTGATCGGCGGTGTCGGCCACGCCGACCGGCGAATCGGGCGCCGAGTAGTGCGTATAGGCGCCCTGGATCTTGACCGCGTTCAGACGCACATTGGCGCCCACGAAATATTCGCGTGACGCCTGGAAGATATTGCTGAAGCGGCCATTGGCGTCGCGCAGTTCGTCGTAGATGCCGCGCACGTCGAAGAGCGGCGAGTGATACGTCAGCATGATGCCGTCCGAGCGGCCGAACTCGCCGGCCGCGCCGCTGTTGAAGGCGCCTGGCTGATTGCCGAACGCGTATTGTGCCTGCACGTCGAAACCCCAGAACACCGGGCTGTGATACTCGACGTTGTTGCTGGTCTGCTGCCAGTTGCGCCCGCGCACGAGCGAGGCCGACGAAAACGCCTGCTGCACGAACGGGTCGAATTCCCATACGCCGTCGCTGTCGATAAACAGATTACGGCCGGCCTGCAACGTGCCCCACTGCTCGCTTTTCAAACCGGCGAACGCGCGACGCGACCACAGCCGCCCGCCGCTCGTCGTGCCGTTCATGACCTGCAACCCGGTTTCGAGGTTGAAGATGGCATTGAGCCCGCCGCCCAGATCTTCATTGCCTTTGAGGCCCAGCATACTGGTGCCCCAATCGCCGCCCTCGGCGCTCCAACGGCTTGAACTGCCGCCTGCGCCATTGCTGACGTGATTCAGATATTCCAGGCCCGCGTCGAGGCGGCCATATAACGTCACGCTCGTTTGACCATATGCCAGCGGACTTGCCACT harbors:
- a CDS encoding porin; its protein translation is MAALAVASPLAYGQTSVTLYGRLDAGLEYLNHVSNGAGGSSSRWSAEGGDWGTSMLGLKGNEDLGGGLNAIFNLETGLQVMNGTTSGGRLWSRRAFAGLKSEQWGTLQAGRNLFIDSDGVWEFDPFVQQAFSSASLVRGRNWQQTSNNVEYHSPVFWGFDVQAQYAFGNQPGAFNSGAAGEFGRSDGIMLTYHSPLFDVRGIYDELRDANGRFSNIFQASREYFVGANVRLNAVKIQGAYTHYSAPDSPVGVADTADHYWLGATYSFLPSWAVTAGGYYVKVGDGSGDAAHDPSGHAMMYVLGTTYNLSKRTFLYGTVGYVHNGSNSNFSLEASPRDAAGNTSPLVGESQTGAYVGMLHQF